From a region of the Chthonomonas sp. genome:
- a CDS encoding NTP transferase domain-containing protein gives MGVDKSSLLVQGEPLALRLARQLRTAGWEPTILGKTPQQGYAFLPDEQPNTGPLAAIRGYRPSTELVFIVSCDIPLFDARVCDALRGCLGAAAAAVPSIQGRLQPLCGLYRQSAWGALGELESERLMDWIAAINALAIPEEALMNLGIRPTWCTGVNTPEEFESLVSSEDLDPRF, from the coding sequence ATGGGTGTGGACAAGAGTTCGCTCTTGGTTCAAGGTGAACCACTGGCACTTCGGCTCGCTCGCCAGCTACGAACGGCGGGATGGGAACCCACGATCCTCGGAAAGACCCCCCAGCAAGGATACGCCTTCCTTCCCGACGAGCAGCCGAATACCGGCCCACTTGCGGCCATTCGCGGATACCGCCCTTCAACCGAGCTCGTCTTCATCGTCTCGTGCGACATCCCGCTGTTCGACGCAAGAGTTTGTGATGCTCTTCGAGGCTGCCTGGGGGCAGCCGCAGCGGCGGTGCCTTCCATCCAGGGACGGCTTCAACCGCTGTGCGGGCTCTACCGCCAGTCCGCCTGGGGCGCGTTGGGGGAACTCGAGTCCGAACGGCTCATGGACTGGATCGCCGCAATCAATGCCTTGGCTATTCCCGAGGAAGCGCTCATGAACCTTGGCATTCGGCCCACCTGGTGTACCGGAGTGAACACCCCGGAGGAATTCGAATCGCTCGTCTCGAGTGAGGACCTGGACCCCCGATTCTAG
- a CDS encoding carboxymuconolactone decarboxylase family protein, translating into MARLPKRYVRFFEDFPDVGRAYEVYGEAIAAAGPLDEKTRCLIKLAMSFGARLEGGAKSHAHKALQAGATVDELRHAAVLAAPTLGFPHMMACLSWIDAVLEEEKS; encoded by the coding sequence ATGGCACGCCTTCCAAAGCGATACGTGCGTTTCTTTGAGGACTTCCCAGACGTGGGCCGGGCTTATGAGGTCTATGGCGAGGCGATCGCCGCAGCGGGCCCGCTGGATGAAAAGACTCGCTGTCTGATCAAACTTGCGATGTCTTTCGGAGCTCGGTTGGAAGGGGGGGCAAAGAGTCATGCGCACAAGGCCCTACAAGCGGGCGCGACGGTGGACGAGTTGCGCCACGCGGCGGTCTTGGCCGCGCCTACTTTAGGCTTTCCGCACATGATGGCCTGCCTTAGCTGGATCGACGCGGTCCTGGAGGAGGAGAAATCGTGA